The window AGGTGGCCAACTGGTGTTTGGACTTTTACAAAATCGTGATATGTAGTTTCACTGTGTCATCGATCGCCTGAAACTCATGCAGCCATCGGGACAAAAGCTGTCCTTCGGTCGCTGCATTTTCAAAATGCAGGGAGGCATGAATCAAAAAGCGCATTCCTTCTTTGGATTCGACCTCCAGATGCCGCATTTCTCCTTGTGCCTGACGAAGCATTCCTTCCATCCGGTGCAGAACTTCATCGACCAGGATACAGTCGATCGACAGGAGCATTTTGGTATTGCTTGACTGGAAAAACCGTTTTTCCTGCCAGGGCCGGATGAGCGATAACGTGATCGTGATGGCCACCGTACCACCCAAGGTCAACGCATAAAACCCTGCACCGGCCGCCAGACCCAGACAGGCCACCGACCACAGGCTTGCGGCGGTGGTCAATCCCTTGATCGTCAGGCCTTCCCGAATGATGGTGCCAGCCCCCAGAAAGCCGATGCCGGAGATGACCTGCGCCGCCATACGGTCAGGCGTACTCCATGCACCATATTCTCCGGACTGCAAAAACAGCAGCTGGCCGGTAATCATCACCACACAGGCCCCAACTGCCACGACCATATGGGTGCGCATACCGGCTGGCCGATGGATTCGCTCGCGGCCGGCACCAATCACAAATCCAACCACCATGGCACACAACAATCGTAAAAAAATATCGGCAATCTCCATTTGCATCGGTCTCGCCTCCCACTTTGTTTCAGGGTATCACAGGATTGGCAAAGGGTCAAGCGCTTCCCGCAAATCCAAAAAATACCTTGACAAACCTGTCAAAATCGACTATACTTAAACAAGTTCTGCGGGTGTAGTTTAGTGGCAAAACTCCAGCTTCCCAAGCTGGCTATGTGGGTTCGATTCCCATCATCCGCTCCAAAAAAAAACGCATGCAAATCGCATGCGTTTTTTTCTTTTATCATCCAGCGGACTCTTTGATCTGTAACCATCCAGCCTGACGCCACTTATGAAATTCATGCTTGATGAACAGCAGAGAAAGCAGGAAGGACACTCCGTCTGCAACTGGAACGGCCAACAATGCGCCAGCCAGCCCAAACTGTGCCGACAGAATCAGCGACAGCGGGATGAGTACCACAGCTTGGCGCACCAGCGGCAGGGTCAGCGCCTTGACCGGCTGACCAATACTCTGGAAGAACGACGAAGTTGTCATATGTAAGCCATATACAAAGAATCCCAACATATACAGCCGGAAAATATAGGCACATGCGTCCAGATACACCGCATTATCAGCTACAAACAGCATACCGATCACCCGCGGGAAAATTTGATAGATGGCAAACCATCCAACCGATATCATCAGGGCGATCATCGAAGCCATGCGATAGGTCTTGCGCACCCGGTCATAGCATTTTGCACCGAAGTTATACCCATTGATTGGCTGTGTTGCCGAAGAAACACCGACAAACATCGCATGCGCAATCTGATACACCTTCATCAGCGCACCATACACCGACAGTGCAACGTCGCTGCCATAGGGCGTGGTTGCGCCATACTGCTTCATCAGGTTGTTCATCGTGACCTGCACCAAAGCAGTCATGATCTGCGTCAAAAAGCTGGGAATGCCCAGTTTCAAAATGCGCAGTGTGATGCAAGCGGTTGGGCGCAGCCATTCTTTATGGATGCGCACGGTCTGCAAATGCCGCAGATGCAGCAGGCACAGACTGCCGGCTGCCACCTGTCCAATCACGGTTGCAATCGCCGCACCGACAACGCCCATATGCAGCCCAAAGATAAAGATCGGGTCTAAAATCAGGTTGATCGCTGCACCCAGCATCATGCACTTCATCGTGAACTGCGGATTGCCGTCTGCGCGGATGACCGACGCCAGCAACGAGCTAAACAGCAAAAACGGTAAGCCCCAAACGATGATCCGGGTATAATCGAGCGCATCCTGGAAAGAAGTTTCGGTCGCGCCGAACAGCAACACAATATTTTCGGCAAAGATACTGCCCAATACGCCCAGCAACAGTCCTGCAATCAGCAGCAACGTCAAGGTATGGCTGATGACTTTATCCGCGGTTTCCTGGTCTTTGCGTCCCAAACAAAGATTCAAATTCGCAGCACAGCCATCCCCGAGCATCAACGCAATGGCAATCGTTACGATTGTCAAGGGGAATGCGACGTTTGTAGCCGCCATGCCGGTAATACCGACCCCTTGCCCAACAAAAATCTGGTCTGCAATATTGTATAAATAGTTGACCAGAAGTGTGAGCGTTGTTGGGATGGAATACTTGCAAAGCAGTTTGCCGATCGGCTCGGTCGACAGTGGATTCGATGTGGTTTTTTCCATACAAAAACTCCTCCCTTTTAACCCATCGATACAAAAGGATGCATGGAATCCAAATACAAAAAGAGCATTCGGTATGGCATAGATACCGAATGCTCTTGGTTTCATATTCTTTCTCGGATAAGACACACATGCATTCGACCCCATGCGTGTTTTCTTCTCCCTTCCAGACTAACTGTTGGCCCTAGAGTTCCACCGGGTTAGCTTGACGCTCGCGGGCTTTCACCGCCAGTAGAGAATATCTCATTTCCGAAGAAAACTTTTCGTTATTGTACCACTCTATATTGCACTTGTCAATCCCTCGGCAGACAACATTTTCATATGTTAAAAATATTTTGAAAACAAAAAAGAATCACTACATTTTGTAGTGATTCTTTTCGTGGAGCTGTTGAACAGATTCGAACTGTCGACCTCTTCCTTACCAAGGAAGTGCTCTGCCTGCTGAGCTACAACAGCAAATGGCGACCCGGAAGGGACTTGAACCCTCGACCTCTGGCGTGACAGGCCAGCGCTCTAACCGACTGAGCTACCGGGCCATTTTGGCAGGGGCAGTAGGGATCGAACCCACGGCACGCGGTTTTGGAGACCGCTGCTCTACCAGCTGAGCTATACCCCTATGTTGTGTATAGCAAGAAAACACTGAAGTTTTCTTTGCCAACTTTCTTTTTCAAAAGAAAGTTGGTGGTGGGCCTTCAGGGACTCGAACCCAGGACCGGACGGTTATGAGCCGTCTGCTCTAACCAACTGAGCTAAAGGCCCTTATCCTTGAAAGCAGATAGAAAATTTGCCGCC of the Intestinibacillus sp. Marseille-P6563 genome contains:
- a CDS encoding MgtC/SapB family protein, with translation MQMEIADIFLRLLCAMVVGFVIGAGRERIHRPAGMRTHMVVAVGACVVMITGQLLFLQSGEYGAWSTPDRMAAQVISGIGFLGAGTIIREGLTIKGLTTAASLWSVACLGLAAGAGFYALTLGGTVAITITLSLIRPWQEKRFFQSSNTKMLLSIDCILVDEVLHRMEGMLRQAQGEMRHLEVESKEGMRFLIHASLHFENAATEGQLLSRWLHEFQAIDDTVKLHITIL
- a CDS encoding MATE family efflux transporter, which encodes MEKTTSNPLSTEPIGKLLCKYSIPTTLTLLVNYLYNIADQIFVGQGVGITGMAATNVAFPLTIVTIAIALMLGDGCAANLNLCLGRKDQETADKVISHTLTLLLIAGLLLGVLGSIFAENIVLLFGATETSFQDALDYTRIIVWGLPFLLFSSLLASVIRADGNPQFTMKCMMLGAAINLILDPIFIFGLHMGVVGAAIATVIGQVAAGSLCLLHLRHLQTVRIHKEWLRPTACITLRILKLGIPSFLTQIMTALVQVTMNNLMKQYGATTPYGSDVALSVYGALMKVYQIAHAMFVGVSSATQPINGYNFGAKCYDRVRKTYRMASMIALMISVGWFAIYQIFPRVIGMLFVADNAVYLDACAYIFRLYMLGFFVYGLHMTTSSFFQSIGQPVKALTLPLVRQAVVLIPLSLILSAQFGLAGALLAVPVADGVSFLLSLLFIKHEFHKWRQAGWLQIKESAG